The Thioalkalivibrio thiocyanodenitrificans ARhD 1 genome window below encodes:
- the pyk gene encoding pyruvate kinase, which translates to MRRTKIVATLGPATDGPGVLERLVHAGMDVARINFSHGQAEEHRRRVEALRKAADAAGRVVGVLGDLQGPKIRIARFAEGEVELNEGDAFVLDAALGEDAGDRGRVGLTYKELPDDVYAGDTLLLDDGRVVLDVERVEGGVIHTRVTVGGALSNNKGINRMGGGLSAPAITDKDREDIRLAAELSVDYLAVSFPRSADDVHLARDLLREAGGHGAICAKIERSEALEAIEEIIMAADAIMIARGDLGVEIGDAELPGVQKTLINRARTLNRVVITATQMMESMILNQIPTRAEVFDVANAVLDGTDAVMLSGETATGRYPVKVVAAMGRICEAAERQRSARVSHHRMDSRFERVDEGIAMATMYTANHLDVRAIAALTESGSTALWMSRISSGIPIYGLTRHQHTRRKLTLYRGVYPVAFEAVQTSHAETNRQVVELLISEGIVKDGDLVIITKGDLAGAMGGTNAMKIVRVGELLEYGA; encoded by the coding sequence ATGAGAAGAACAAAGATCGTAGCCACCCTGGGACCTGCGACCGACGGACCGGGGGTACTCGAGAGGCTGGTACACGCCGGAATGGACGTGGCGCGCATCAACTTCTCCCACGGCCAGGCCGAGGAGCACCGCCGCCGCGTGGAGGCGTTGCGCAAGGCTGCGGACGCCGCGGGCCGCGTGGTGGGCGTACTGGGAGATCTCCAGGGCCCCAAGATCCGCATTGCCCGATTCGCCGAGGGGGAGGTGGAGCTCAACGAGGGCGACGCGTTCGTGCTCGATGCGGCCCTGGGCGAGGATGCGGGCGACCGGGGGCGGGTGGGGCTGACCTACAAAGAACTGCCTGACGATGTGTATGCCGGTGACACCCTGCTCCTGGACGACGGGCGCGTCGTCCTCGACGTGGAACGTGTCGAGGGCGGTGTCATTCATACCCGTGTCACGGTGGGCGGCGCGCTGTCCAACAACAAGGGTATCAACCGCATGGGCGGCGGTCTGTCGGCACCGGCAATCACCGACAAGGACCGCGAGGATATCCGCCTGGCCGCGGAACTGAGCGTGGATTATCTGGCGGTGTCGTTCCCACGCTCCGCCGATGACGTTCACCTGGCCCGGGACCTGCTCCGCGAGGCTGGCGGCCACGGCGCCATCTGCGCCAAGATCGAGCGTTCCGAGGCGCTGGAGGCCATCGAGGAGATCATCATGGCCGCGGACGCCATCATGATTGCGCGCGGTGATCTGGGCGTGGAGATCGGCGATGCCGAGTTGCCGGGTGTGCAGAAGACCCTGATCAATCGTGCCCGCACCCTCAACCGGGTGGTGATCACCGCCACCCAGATGATGGAATCCATGATCCTGAATCAGATTCCCACCCGCGCCGAGGTCTTTGACGTGGCCAACGCGGTGCTCGACGGTACCGATGCAGTGATGCTGTCGGGAGAGACGGCCACCGGTCGTTATCCGGTCAAGGTGGTGGCCGCCATGGGCCGCATTTGCGAGGCGGCCGAACGCCAGCGCAGCGCGCGTGTTTCCCATCATCGTATGGACAGCCGCTTCGAGCGGGTGGACGAGGGCATCGCCATGGCAACCATGTACACGGCCAACCACCTGGATGTGCGTGCCATCGCTGCGCTCACCGAATCAGGTTCGACAGCGCTGTGGATGTCACGCATCAGTTCCGGCATCCCCATCTACGGCTTGACGCGCCACCAGCACACGCGTAGAAAACTGACCCTCTACCGGGGCGTCTATCCCGTTGCCTTCGAGGCAGTGCAGACCAGCCATGCGGAAACCAACCGCCAGGTGGTGGAGCTGCTGATCAGCGAGGGCATCGTCAAGGATGGAGACCTTGTGATCATCACCAAGGGAGACCTGGCCGGTGCCATGGGTGGCACCAATGCCATGAAGATCGTGCGGGTGGGAGAGCTTCTGGAATACGGTGCCTGA
- a CDS encoding phosphoglycerate kinase: MSVIKMTDLDLAGKRVLIREDLNVPVKDGKVTSDARIRASLPTIEHAMKAGAMVMLMSHLGRPEEGVFSEENSLKPVADHLSGLLGSEVRLVRDYLDGVDVAEGEVVMLENVRFNKGEKKNDEDLSRRYAALCDVYVMDAFGTAHRAQASTHGAGQYATTACAGPLLAAELEALGKALGNPKRPLVAIVGGSKVSTKLTVLESLSGVVDQLIVGGGIANTFIAAQGHPVGKSLYEADLVDEAKRLMTAAKEKGGDIPVPTDVVTGKAFSESTPAEIKAVADVSDDDMIFDVGPDTAASYADLLKKAGTIVWNGPVGVFEFDQFAAGTRALGEAIADSDAFSIAGGGDTLAAIDKYGLASRISYISTGGGAFLEFLEGKQLPAVAMLEARAKG, translated from the coding sequence ATGTCCGTCATCAAGATGACCGACCTGGATCTGGCCGGAAAGCGGGTGCTCATCCGCGAGGATCTGAACGTACCCGTCAAGGACGGCAAGGTCACCTCGGATGCCCGCATTCGCGCAAGCCTGCCCACCATCGAGCACGCCATGAAGGCGGGCGCGATGGTGATGCTCATGTCTCATCTGGGCCGCCCGGAAGAGGGCGTGTTCAGCGAGGAGAATTCCCTCAAGCCCGTGGCCGATCACCTCTCCGGCCTGCTGGGCAGTGAAGTGCGCCTGGTGCGTGACTATCTCGACGGCGTGGACGTGGCCGAAGGCGAGGTGGTCATGCTCGAGAACGTGCGCTTCAACAAGGGCGAGAAGAAGAACGACGAGGACCTGTCGCGTAGGTACGCGGCCCTGTGTGATGTCTATGTGATGGACGCCTTCGGCACCGCCCACCGCGCCCAGGCCTCCACGCACGGCGCCGGCCAGTACGCAACGACCGCCTGCGCCGGTCCGCTTCTGGCTGCTGAACTGGAAGCGCTCGGCAAGGCCCTGGGCAACCCGAAGCGGCCCCTGGTGGCCATCGTGGGCGGGTCCAAGGTCTCCACCAAACTCACGGTGCTGGAATCCCTCTCCGGTGTGGTGGACCAGCTCATCGTGGGCGGCGGTATCGCCAACACTTTCATTGCCGCCCAGGGTCATCCGGTGGGCAAGTCCCTGTACGAGGCGGATCTGGTGGACGAGGCGAAGCGCCTCATGACGGCCGCAAAGGAGAAAGGCGGCGACATCCCCGTGCCTACTGACGTGGTGACGGGAAAGGCGTTCTCCGAGTCGACTCCGGCCGAGATCAAGGCCGTGGCCGACGTTTCCGATGACGACATGATCTTCGATGTGGGTCCGGACACCGCCGCCTCCTATGCTGACCTGCTCAAGAAGGCCGGCACCATCGTCTGGAACGGTCCCGTGGGCGTGTTCGAGTTCGACCAGTTCGCGGCCGGAACCAGGGCGCTGGGTGAGGCCATCGCCGACAGCGACGCCTTCTCGATCGCCGGCGGCGGCGACACCCTGGCGGCCATCGACAAGTACGGTCTGGCTTCCCGCATCTCCTACATCTCCACCGGCGGCGGGGCATTCCTGGAATTCCTGGAAGGCAAACAGCTGCCGGCCGTGGCCATGCTGGAAGCGCGTGCCAAGGGCTGA
- the gap gene encoding type I glyceraldehyde-3-phosphate dehydrogenase translates to MTIKVGINGFGRIGRMAFRAISKEFPEIEVVAINDLLDPDYLAYMLKYDSVHGRFNGDIAVEGSNLVVNGKKIRLTAERDPASLKWNEAGAEVVIESTGFFLSEDVAGKHIEAGAKKVVMSAPSKDATPMFVYGVNHDSYKGQAIISAASCTTNALAPVAKVLNDSFGIKRGLMSTVHAATATQKTVDGPSAKDWRGGRGILENIIPSSTGAAKAVGKVLPELNGKLTGMAFRVPTSDVSVVDLTVELNKEASYDDICKAMKAASESGPLKGVLAYTDEKVVSTDFRGQNMPSIFDAEAGIALDPTFVKVVAWYDNEYGYTCNMLRVVEHIGK, encoded by the coding sequence ATGACGATCAAAGTCGGTATTAACGGTTTCGGCCGTATCGGCCGCATGGCCTTCCGCGCCATCAGCAAGGAATTCCCGGAGATCGAGGTCGTTGCCATCAACGACCTGCTGGATCCCGATTATCTGGCCTACATGCTCAAGTACGATTCCGTGCATGGCCGCTTCAACGGAGACATCGCCGTCGAGGGCAGCAACCTGGTGGTGAACGGCAAGAAGATCCGCCTGACCGCCGAGCGTGATCCCGCCAGCCTGAAGTGGAATGAGGCCGGTGCCGAGGTGGTGATCGAGTCCACCGGTTTCTTCCTGTCCGAGGACGTGGCCGGGAAGCACATCGAGGCCGGCGCCAAGAAGGTGGTGATGTCCGCCCCCTCCAAGGATGCGACCCCCATGTTCGTCTATGGGGTGAACCACGACAGCTACAAGGGTCAGGCCATCATCTCCGCCGCCTCCTGCACCACCAACGCCCTGGCGCCGGTGGCCAAGGTGTTGAACGACAGCTTCGGCATCAAGCGCGGCCTGATGAGCACCGTGCATGCCGCCACCGCCACCCAGAAGACCGTGGACGGCCCGTCCGCGAAGGACTGGCGCGGTGGCCGCGGCATCCTGGAGAACATCATCCCGTCCTCCACCGGTGCCGCCAAGGCCGTGGGCAAGGTGCTGCCCGAGTTGAACGGCAAGCTGACCGGCATGGCCTTCCGTGTGCCCACCTCCGACGTGTCCGTGGTGGATCTGACCGTGGAACTGAACAAGGAGGCTTCCTACGACGACATCTGCAAGGCCATGAAGGCGGCCTCCGAGAGCGGCCCCCTGAAGGGCGTGCTGGCCTATACCGACGAGAAGGTGGTCTCCACCGACTTCCGCGGTCAGAACATGCCGTCGATCTTTGATGCCGAGGCCGGTATCGCGCTGGATCCCACCTTCGTGAAGGTGGTGGCCTGGTACGACAACGAGTACGGCTACACCTGTAATATGCTCCGCGTGGTGGAGCATATCGGCAAGTAA
- the tkt gene encoding transketolase produces the protein MPSRRDLANAIRALSMDAVQKANSGHPGAPMGMADIAEVLWNEYMKHNPANPKWADRDRFVMSNGHGSMLVYSLLHLSGYDLPMDELRNFRQLHSKTPGHPEYGYTPGVETTTGPLGQGVTNAVGMAIAEKALAAHFNRDGHEVVDHNTYVFLGDGCLMEGISHEACSLAGTLGLGKLIAFYDDNGISIDGEVEGWFTDDTPKRFEAYGWHVVADVDGHDGEAVKKAIEAARKVTDKPSIICCKTVIGWGSPNKQGKEECHGAPLGDDEIRMVRETIGWTHEPFVIPDDIYAGWNARDRGAQAQSAWDKRFAEYEKAHPELAAEFKRRMAGELPADWQEKAGAYIRETVEKAEKVASRKASQNAIGGYAPALPELLGGSADLAGSNLTLWKGSKGISRSDGDGNYVFYGVREFGMAAIMNGVALHGGFIPYGGTFLIFTDYARNGMRMSALTRQRVIYVLTHDSIGLGEDGPTHQPVEQVSSLRIIPNMSLWRPCDAVETAMAWKAGIERTAGPTSLILSRQGLPHQARSAEQVASIARGGYILKDSDGTPDAIIIATGSEVAIAMQAAETLAGKGRKVRVVSMPSTDVFDAQDAAYRESVLPAAVRARVAVEAGVTGFWLKYVGLDGRVVGIDRFGESAPGDALMKEFGFTADNVARAVEDVLA, from the coding sequence ATGCCTTCCCGTAGAGATCTTGCCAACGCCATCCGTGCACTCAGTATGGACGCGGTCCAGAAGGCCAATTCCGGGCACCCCGGCGCCCCCATGGGCATGGCCGATATCGCCGAGGTGCTGTGGAACGAATACATGAAGCACAACCCCGCCAACCCCAAGTGGGCGGACCGCGACCGCTTCGTCATGTCCAACGGTCATGGCTCCATGCTGGTGTACTCGTTGCTGCATCTCTCGGGCTATGACCTGCCCATGGATGAACTCAGGAACTTCCGTCAGCTGCACTCCAAGACCCCCGGGCATCCCGAGTACGGGTACACCCCGGGTGTCGAGACCACCACCGGCCCCCTGGGTCAGGGTGTCACCAACGCCGTGGGCATGGCCATCGCCGAGAAGGCGCTCGCCGCGCACTTCAACCGTGACGGCCACGAGGTGGTGGACCACAACACGTATGTATTCCTGGGTGACGGCTGCCTCATGGAGGGTATTTCCCACGAGGCCTGTTCCCTGGCCGGAACGCTGGGGCTCGGCAAGCTGATCGCCTTCTACGACGACAATGGCATATCCATCGACGGCGAGGTGGAGGGCTGGTTCACGGACGATACCCCGAAGCGCTTCGAGGCGTATGGCTGGCACGTGGTGGCCGACGTGGACGGCCATGACGGCGAGGCCGTGAAGAAGGCCATCGAGGCGGCCCGCAAGGTCACCGACAAGCCGTCCATCATCTGCTGCAAGACGGTGATCGGCTGGGGTTCCCCCAACAAGCAGGGCAAGGAGGAATGCCATGGTGCGCCACTGGGCGACGATGAGATAAGGATGGTGCGCGAGACCATCGGCTGGACACACGAGCCCTTCGTGATTCCCGACGACATCTATGCCGGCTGGAACGCCCGGGACAGGGGCGCACAGGCCCAGTCCGCCTGGGACAAGCGTTTCGCCGAGTATGAAAAGGCCCACCCGGAACTGGCCGCCGAGTTCAAGCGCCGCATGGCCGGAGAACTGCCCGCCGACTGGCAGGAGAAGGCCGGTGCCTACATCAGGGAGACTGTCGAGAAAGCCGAGAAGGTGGCCTCCCGCAAGGCCTCCCAGAACGCCATCGGCGGTTATGCCCCGGCGCTGCCCGAACTGCTGGGCGGCTCCGCGGACCTGGCCGGTTCCAACCTGACGCTCTGGAAGGGCTCCAAGGGCATCAGCAGGAGCGACGGTGACGGCAACTACGTGTTCTACGGCGTGCGTGAGTTCGGCATGGCCGCGATCATGAACGGCGTTGCCCTGCACGGCGGATTCATCCCCTACGGCGGCACCTTCCTGATTTTCACCGACTATGCGCGTAACGGCATGCGCATGTCCGCGCTCACCCGGCAGCGGGTCATCTACGTGCTCACCCACGATTCCATCGGCCTGGGGGAGGACGGCCCCACCCACCAGCCGGTTGAACAGGTAAGCAGCCTGCGCATCATCCCGAACATGTCGCTCTGGCGCCCCTGCGACGCCGTGGAAACGGCCATGGCCTGGAAGGCGGGTATTGAGCGCACCGCCGGCCCCACGTCGCTGATCCTCTCGCGCCAGGGCCTGCCCCACCAGGCGCGCAGCGCAGAGCAGGTGGCCAGCATTGCTCGCGGCGGCTACATCCTCAAGGACAGTGACGGCACGCCGGACGCCATCATCATCGCCACCGGCTCCGAGGTGGCCATCGCCATGCAGGCCGCCGAGACCCTCGCCGGCAAGGGCAGGAAGGTGCGCGTGGTGTCCATGCCCAGCACCGACGTGTTCGATGCCCAGGACGCTGCCTACCGGGAGTCCGTGCTGCCCGCGGCCGTGCGTGCCCGGGTAGCGGTGGAGGCCGGCGTGACCGGCTTCTGGCTCAAGTACGTGGGCCTCGATGGCCGCGTAGTGGGTATCGATCGCTTCGGCGAGTCGGCCCCCGGCGATGCACTGATGAAGGAGTTCGGCTTCACCGCGGATAACGTGGCCAGGGCCGTGGAAGATGTGCTGGCCTGA
- the metK gene encoding methionine adenosyltransferase, with the protein MKNSHLFTSESVSEGHPDKMADQISDAIVDAVLAEDPHGRVACETLVKTGMVVLAGEITTHANLEYEDLVRKAVLDIGYDNCDAGFDGHTCAVINAIGKQSPDIAQGVDRDSENRENQGAGDQGLMFGYASNETDALMPAPIFYAHKLVRRQAEVRKHGELSWLRPDAKSQVTFRYEDGAPVGIDAVVLSTQHDPDIAQADLRDAVMDMIIRPVLPADWLDTCPEENIHINPTGKFVIGGPVGDCGLTGRKIIVDTYGGMARHGGGAFSGKDPSKVDRSAAYAGRYVAKNVVAAGLADRCEIQVSYAIGVARPTSISIDTFGTGKVGDRRIVELIREHFDLRPWGIISMLDLLRPRYQATAAYGHFGREDLDLPWERTDKAAELAAAAGLD; encoded by the coding sequence ATGAAAAACAGCCATTTGTTTACATCCGAGTCCGTATCCGAAGGTCATCCGGACAAGATGGCCGACCAGATCTCCGACGCCATCGTGGACGCGGTACTCGCCGAGGATCCGCACGGCCGGGTGGCCTGCGAGACCCTGGTGAAGACCGGCATGGTGGTGCTGGCCGGGGAGATCACCACCCACGCAAACCTCGAATACGAGGACCTGGTGCGCAAGGCGGTGCTGGACATCGGCTACGACAACTGCGACGCCGGTTTCGACGGGCATACCTGTGCGGTGATCAACGCCATCGGCAAGCAGTCACCGGATATCGCCCAGGGCGTGGACCGTGACTCGGAGAACCGGGAAAACCAAGGTGCCGGCGATCAGGGCCTGATGTTCGGCTACGCAAGCAACGAGACCGATGCGCTGATGCCCGCGCCCATCTTCTACGCCCACAAGCTGGTACGCCGGCAGGCAGAGGTCCGCAAGCACGGGGAGCTTTCATGGCTGCGGCCGGATGCCAAGAGCCAGGTGACCTTTCGCTACGAGGATGGCGCGCCGGTCGGCATCGACGCGGTGGTGCTCTCCACCCAGCACGATCCGGACATCGCCCAGGCGGATCTGCGCGATGCGGTGATGGACATGATCATCAGGCCCGTGCTCCCGGCCGATTGGCTGGACACCTGCCCGGAGGAAAACATCCATATCAATCCCACCGGCAAGTTTGTCATCGGCGGGCCGGTGGGCGACTGCGGGTTGACCGGCCGCAAGATCATCGTGGACACCTATGGCGGCATGGCCCGCCACGGCGGCGGCGCCTTCTCCGGCAAGGACCCCTCCAAGGTGGATCGCTCCGCGGCCTATGCCGGGCGCTACGTGGCCAAGAACGTGGTGGCGGCCGGACTCGCCGACCGATGCGAAATCCAGGTCTCCTATGCCATCGGCGTGGCACGGCCCACCTCCATCAGCATCGATACGTTCGGTACCGGCAAGGTGGGCGATCGGCGCATCGTGGAACTGATCCGGGAGCATTTCGATCTGCGCCCCTGGGGCATCATCAGCATGCTGGACCTGCTGCGCCCCCGATATCAGGCCACGGCCGCCTACGGTCATTTCGGCCGCGAGGACCTGGACCTGCCCTGGGAACGCACCGACAAGGCCGCCGAACTGGCCGCGGCGGCGGGGCTGGATTGA
- the ahcY gene encoding adenosylhomocysteinase, with protein sequence MNAVMTPSSGDYIVADINQADFGRKEIAIAETEMPGLMATREEFAKDKPLKGARIAGSLHMTIQTAVLIQTLEALGAEVRWASCNIFSTQDHAAAAIAANGTPVFAFKGETLEEYWDYAHRIFEWHDGGTPNMILDDGGDATLLIMLGAQAETDPSVLENPGNEEEQALFASIKARLAKSPNWYSNIKKNLKGVTEETTTGVHRLYQMQKEGTLPFPAINVNDSVTKSKFDNLYGCRESLVDAIKRATDVMIAGKVAVVCGYGDVGKGSAQSLRGLGANVWITEIDPICALQAAMEGYRVVTMDEAADKADIFVTATGNKDVITHDHMARMKDQAIVCNIGHFDSEIDVASLGKCEWENIKPQVDHVIFPDGHRIIMLAKGRLVNLGCGTGHPSFVMSNSFTNQVMAQIELYCHGDRYKNEVYVLPKHLDEKVAQLHLKKIGASLTRLTEEQASYLGLKVEGPFKPEHYRY encoded by the coding sequence ATGAATGCTGTGATGACTCCGAGCAGTGGCGACTATATCGTCGCCGACATCAACCAGGCCGACTTCGGCCGCAAGGAGATCGCCATCGCCGAGACCGAAATGCCCGGTCTGATGGCCACCCGCGAGGAATTCGCCAAGGACAAGCCGCTCAAGGGCGCCCGCATCGCCGGCAGCCTGCACATGACCATCCAGACCGCCGTGCTGATCCAGACACTGGAGGCTCTGGGTGCCGAGGTCCGCTGGGCCTCCTGCAACATCTTCTCCACCCAGGACCACGCCGCCGCGGCCATCGCCGCCAACGGTACGCCGGTGTTCGCCTTCAAGGGCGAGACGCTGGAGGAATACTGGGATTATGCCCACCGTATCTTCGAGTGGCATGACGGCGGCACCCCCAACATGATCCTGGACGACGGCGGCGACGCCACGTTGCTGATCATGCTGGGTGCCCAGGCAGAGACCGACCCGTCTGTGCTGGAGAACCCGGGCAACGAAGAGGAACAGGCCCTGTTCGCCTCCATCAAGGCGCGCCTGGCCAAGTCCCCCAACTGGTACTCCAATATCAAGAAGAATCTCAAGGGAGTGACCGAGGAGACCACCACCGGCGTGCACCGCCTCTATCAGATGCAGAAGGAGGGTACCCTGCCCTTCCCGGCCATCAACGTGAACGACTCGGTCACCAAGTCCAAGTTCGACAACCTCTACGGCTGCCGGGAATCCCTGGTGGACGCGATCAAGCGTGCCACGGACGTGATGATCGCCGGCAAGGTGGCCGTGGTGTGCGGCTACGGCGACGTGGGCAAGGGCAGTGCACAGTCCCTGCGCGGGCTCGGCGCCAACGTGTGGATCACCGAGATCGATCCGATCTGCGCCCTGCAGGCCGCCATGGAGGGTTACCGGGTGGTGACCATGGACGAGGCCGCCGACAAGGCGGACATCTTCGTCACCGCGACCGGCAACAAGGATGTCATCACCCATGATCATATGGCCCGCATGAAGGATCAGGCCATTGTATGCAACATCGGTCACTTCGATTCCGAGATCGACGTGGCGAGCCTTGGCAAGTGCGAGTGGGAGAACATCAAGCCCCAGGTGGACCACGTGATCTTCCCCGACGGCCACCGCATCATCATGCTGGCCAAGGGCCGTCTGGTGAACCTTGGCTGCGGCACCGGCCACCCGAGCTTCGTGATGTCCAACTCCTTCACCAACCAGGTAATGGCGCAGATCGAACTCTACTGCCATGGCGACCGCTACAAGAATGAGGTCTACGTGCTGCCCAAGCACCTGGACGAGAAGGTGGCGCAGCTGCATCTGAAGAAGATCGGAGCCAGCCTCACCCGTCTTACCGAGGAGCAGGCCAGCTACCTGGGCCTTAAGGTGGAAGGTCCGTTCAAGCCGGAACACTACCGGTATTGA